CGCGATCCGGGCGCGCACCATGGCGCTGAGCGTTTCAATGTCATGCTTGCGGGAGGGATAGCCGATATTGAGCACACGATAGCCTTCGGCTTCCAGGGCCAGTTGCATCTTTTTCATCGACCCGGGCTTCCGAATCAGGCCATGCAGGAGTACGACCGTTTCGGTTTGGTGGGCTGTCGGTATTGTGGGGATTGGAGTCGCGCCTACCATGCAAAGGATAATTAGGATAAGGGTTGTTCTCATGTTTCTCAAGCGTGCTCAGCGGGGTGCTTGCCTCAACGTGGGTAAATTTGATCGAGAAAGCGCTTGATCAGCAATTCGGGCGGGTCCGCCTCTGTGATGTCGAGCTTGCCGTTCTGGTTGAGCAGGCAAGTGCCGTGAAGTGTGGCCCAAATGATCTTGGCGTCTTTTCGTGCATTGTCGATGCGGCCGCTTAGCGGCAGAATGGCTTCCACTACCTGGTCGAAGACTGCATGGACCGCTTGGCCATATTCGTCGTTCCTGTCCTTCAGCGGCGTGGCGAAGAGGAGAGTCCACAAGTGCGGCTCTTCGCGGTGGAGTTGCAGGTAGGCCGAGCAGATGACGTCGATGCGCCTCCTTGGTTTCTTGTACCTTGAAAGAATCTCGCGAATTGTTTCCGCAAACTCCCTCAGGGTGCGGCTGTTGATCGCGGTCGCCAAGCCGTCGATGTTCTCGAAGAGATTGTAGAGTGTGCCGGCCGTGTAGCCCATCGCGCTCGCGACTTTTCTGGCGGTCAAGCCCTCCGGGCCCTCCTTGCGTACCAGTTCGCGTCCGCTTTCTACGGCCAGTTCTGTCAGTTCTTCGCGGGTATGATCTTTTCTTCGTGCCATATTGTGAACGATATTCAAAATAATATTGAACAATGTTCAAGATTAATTATCAAAAGCGTTATTATGGAAGCGATCGGACTGCTTTTTGTGTTGGCTTTGTTGGCTGCGCTCATTCTGCCTTGGGTTAATACGGTGAAGCTGATGCACCGGAAGCAGGAACTTGATCGGCTTCGTTCCGAGTTGGCTGAGCTCAAGCGAGCCTCGGTCGCGTCGGTGGTTGAGGCGAAAACTGAAGCGGTCACTGAGAAAGTGCCGGAGCCGGAGCCGGCGCCGACGGAACCGAAAGGTCGGCTCGTTATTCCGGCGGCGGCGCCTCCTCCGATCCCGAAGCCGGCCCCTCGTCCGCCTGTTTTGGAGGAAAAGCCGGAGCTGCCGCCGCTTCCCGCCACCTCAACAGTGAGTGAGGATGCCGCGAACCGTGACTGGTTCAGCAAGCTTGCGGTCTGGGTTGGGGCGGTTGCATTGCTGATGGCCGGCTTCTATATGGTGAAGTACTCGATCGAGTCCGGGTGGATGACGCCTCTTGTACGCTTATGGATCACCACTGTGTTTGGCCTCTCGCTATGCGTGTCGGGTTTTGTGATCAGCCTCAAATCGAAGTTTCAAGCAAACGAGCGCATCGGACAGGCCTTGTCGGGGGCGGGTGTGGCCTGCCTGTATTTCGCCTCCTATGCGGCCGTGCACTTGCACGGTTTTCTGGGTACGGGGGCGGGATTCATCTGCATGTTGTCGGTCACCGTTCTGGCCGTCCTCTTGTCATTGAAGAACGGCGCGCCTATCGCCCTGATGGCCTTGCTCGGAGGTTTCCTCACTCCCTGGTTGATGCATACCGGGGACCTGGAGAGTGTTTCGCTGTTGGCCTATCTTTTTCTGCTCTATTCGGCGGCGCAGTTTTTATGTGTGCGGCGCGGTTGGTGGGGGCTATGGCTGTTTTCGATTGTGGCTGCGTATGCATGGACGCTTTTCATCCTTCTTGGGCATTGGGCCGGCGGAGGGGTGCAGCCGGACGGCTTGATGTTCTTCCTTCTGGGGCTCTGTCTCATCAACGGCGGTTGGGCGTTGTTTTCTGAAGAGCGTCAACTGTCTGAGCTGAATCGTGCGATGCTGGTGCTGGTGCGCCTGCTGGTTTGGGGGGGCGGCGTCTTTCAGGCACTTCTGCTCGCGTGGATGGGCGGTTTCGGGCATGTCGACATGGCTTTCTGTTCGGTCCTGAGCCTGGGCGCGCTTTGTTTGGCGGTCTTACGTGAGCGCGAATACCTTTGGGCGTCCTGGCTGGGCTTGTTGGCCATGGTTTCCGCAAGTCTGTTCAATCTGAATCCCGCGACGAGTCCCTGGATGCTCTGGCCCCTGGGCTTGAGTCTTGTCTTTGCCGCCGTGGCTCACTTCAAAGGGCTGCGTTCGGACTATCCGATCCATTGGCGTGCCTTGTCCATGCTCGCCCTGATCTGGCCGGCGCCTGTTCTCTATCTTCGGGAGGCCAGCCTACTTCCTGCGGAGGCCGCCTGGCCCGGGGGAAGCTGGCTGGTAATGTCCTTTGTGTCTGCGCTCTTGCTCGCATTGGCAGGGGAGCATGTCTTGCGTCGTGCGACGGACGGAAAGGCGGCCTTCGGGGAATATCAGTCGTTCTCGGTCTTTTTGATGGCTTTTGGGCTTTGGGCCTTTTTGCCGGAGGCTTACCTGCCACATGGTCTGGCCGTTCTTTTCGGACTGGCGGGTGTTTACTGGAAGTTGCGCAAGATCAGCCGGGTTGAACTCGTGCTGGGGGTCATGGGACTGGCCTGGTCGATCGTGATGCTGCTTTCGATGATGAGTCTGGGAGTCTATTTCTTTCGTCTGGATGAACCGCTGGCGGAGGTCGTGTCGGGAGCGACCTGCCTGTCCTGGTTGATGGGGGCGGCTTTGGGGCTCGCGGGTTTCAAGACCTTTCATCTGCACTGGCAGCAATTGCAGCTATCGCGTCTGGTGGCATGGTGGGCGGGGTTGTGTGCGCTCTTTGCCCTCACGGCTGCTTTCCAGTTTCTGGATACAAGCTTCTTGCATGGACATCTGACCCGGATGACGGTGGAAGGTTTGCTGACGTCTGTGCTGGCAGTCCTCGCCGTCTCCTTTCTTGCGGCGAAGCACCGGGTGCATGGGGCCGGGCCGGCAAGTCTCTTCTTGGCACTCTTGTTTCTCTTGCGGGTGGTCTGGCTGCACCTATGTGACAAAGGTGCGAGTGGTCCTTCGTTCTTTATGAATGCCTTGTTCTGGCAGTTCGGACTGCCGTTTTTCGCCTGTTTTGTGGCGGCCTGGCTCGCCGCACGGAATGAAGCGGAAAAACTCCGGGCGTTCTATCAGATCTGTGCGATGCTGCTTGGTTTTGTCTGGTGCACTTTCCTGGTGCAGGACTATTTCGGGGGCCGCTACCTCTTCAGTTTCCGGGCTCAAAGTACGGAGCTTTATGCCTATTCCGTGGTCTGGCTGTTGCTGGCGGTGGTCTATCAGACGATTGGATTGTGGCGCGCGCAGCAAGTGATTCACCTCGGTTCGCTGATCCTCTTGCTCATAACTGTGGCCAAGGTCTTTCTCGTGGATGCGTCCGAGTTGGAAGGACTGTTCCGGGTGCTGTCTTTTCTCGGGCTTGGGATGGCTTTGATCGGTATTGGGTTCTTCTACAACAAGGTCGTGTTCAGTGTGAACCGCCGGGCTACCGCAGGCTCAGGAAGCGAACCGGAATAATTGCTTCGCTTCGGTAGCTCTGTTGGACTTGGCGATAGCGCATAAGGGATTGTGTGCCACCGTCCGGTCCGACCGGTACGAGCGCGATGCCGCTGTCCTCCAGTTGGTCCAGCAGGGCTTGCGGCTTGCCGGGAAAGGCGACCGTAGCAATGATCCGGTCGAAGGGCGCTGCTTCAGGCCAGCCTTTTGCCCCGTCTCCGGCTTTGTAGTGGATGTTTTGGAAGCCGAGCGCTTCCAGCCTGGCTCGGGCGGTCCGTGCCAGATCGGGGTTGAGCTCCATAGTGTAGATTTCAGCGCAGAGCCCGGCCAGTATGGCGGTCTGATAGCCGGAGCCTGTCCCGATTTCAAGGACCCGCGCGGATGGGGTGGTTGACAACCAGGCGCTCATTTCTGCGACCAGGCTTGGCTGGGAGATCGTAGCATTGTCACCAATGGGCAAGGGGTGGTCCTCCCAGGCGGCCGACTGAAGTGTGGCTGGCACAAAGCGGGAGCGGTCGACGCGGCAAAAGGCCTCTCTTACCCGGGGATCCCTGATTCCCCGGGCGAGCTTAACTGCTTCCGGATAAGGTGCCATGGTTTACCATACTTCGCCTCCGCTCCCAGTGCAAATGCGCTTGGCTCCCTTCGGTTCAACAGTTCTGATGAGTGCTTATGAACAATCTTCATGTCTGGTTGGAGGCCACGCGTCCCAAAACCCTGCCTGCTGCGCTGGCTCCGGTTTTGCTGGCTTCAGCGCTGGCGAAGGCGGATGGCGGCTTCGACTGGCGGGCGGCTTTGATCTGTCTGGCTTTCGCCTTGCTGATCCAGATCGGGACGAATTTCGCCAACGACTACCTGGATGGGATCAAAGGTACCGATACGAATGCACGGATTGGTCCCCAGCGCGCTGTTGCTTCCGGTTTGGTGACACCCGCGACGATGAAGCGGGTGACGATCGTGACGCTTGCGGTCGCATTCTGTCTCGGCCTTGCATTAATCCCCTTTGGCGGGTGGTGGTTGCTTGCGGTGGGTGTGTCTTCGGTGACCTGCGCCTGGTTGTATACCGGTGGGCCTTACCCCTTGGCCTATAACGGACTGGGAGATCTCTTTGTCGTTCTCTTTTTCGGCCTGATCGCCGTCGGTTGCACCTACTATGTTCAAACGGGTGGATTCACGCTCGATGTCTTCCTTCTGGGATTGGGCTGTGGTTTGCTCGTGAACAACATTCTGATCGTGAATAATTACCGGGATCTGGATGAGGACCGGCAGGCGGGGAAGCGTACTCTTGTCGTGAAACTGGGTCGGCGATGGGCGCTTCGGCAGTACGCAGCCTCTTCACTTTTTGCCGGTTCGGTGGTGTTTTGGTTCATTCTCCGTGGCTACGGGTGGTACTTGTTGCCATCGCTCGTTCCGGTCGCGCTGGGATTCCGGCAGGCGATCCGTCTGCCAGATTTGAACGGACCGTGCGACTTTCTTGGGGCTCTCAAGGCTTCCGGGCAAGTGGTGGCACTCTATGGCGTACTCTTCTCGCTCGGCTTGGTTTTAGCCTAGCAAATGCTCTCTGAGGGGTTCCTGAATGCTCGATTCGGGTGCTTTGAGGTCGCAATACCTAGGGTGCGCAACAGTTTGCTCAAAATGCTTCCCAGAGCGAATCGCTGGGGCTTACGGTATTTAGATTTTTCTATTACTATATTTGTTTAATAGGTTAATCGGAACTTTGTAATTGGAATAGTAGATATGTGATTAATCAATTGTTTAGAGGGTTTTACATATTTCCATTTGCTGGCCATGTGGGCGTAATTCCAAGTGTTTAAGGGGGTTCGGGAAACTTTGTTTTCGCATTTGTTGTCTCAAAATCGCAGGCTGCAATAGCTTTTATACAAAGTGTGTCGCCGGAATTTATGCTCGTTTAGAATTTGAGAATCCGGTTTTTTTTAGAACCTTAAGTTTCTTGGTAATCCATTGCCGCATCCTATGCGAATACCCCCACCATCTGATAGCATGACGCTATTCTCCCGAGCGGCTGCGTTAGCCGCAGTCGTCTTTTCGATTCTATTCTCAGGGCTGAGCCCGCTGTCGGCCCAGTCGAAGCTGGAAGACCGTCCGGAGCAGCAGTTGTTAAACGAGTTGCAGGCGGGCCTGTCTGGGAAGCTGTCGGCGATCCGTCCCGTGATCGCGGAGTTGTTAAAGCGCAAGACGGGTACGCCTGAGAGTGAGAACTACATCTTCCTGCTGGCGCTGTCGTATCAGGACGAGTACAGCGAGACGCAGGACGAAGCCTTGCTGGATAAGGCGGTGGAGAACTACGAGCGTTACCTCAGCGAGTTTCCACAGGGGAACCGCCGGGACTTCGTACGCTTCAATTTGGGGGGCGCGTACGAGGACCGCGAAAACTTCGAAGGTGCGATCGGCCAGTACACGGAGCTGTACCGCCGGAGCATGAACGCGGCGCTCCGCACGGAAGCGCGGGACAAGCTGTGCCGTCTGTACATCCGCACGGACCGCGCGGGAGAGGGGATCCCGATCTTCCAGGAGGTGTTCAGCGTGTCGGTGCTGGACCCGGAGCTTCGTGCGGCAGCGGCGTCGTGGTTGCTTCAGGGCTACCTCGCGAATGGCGAGTCCGAAAAGATCGTACCGTACCTGCGGTATTTGACCGGCAACTACGAGGCGATCTTCGACCCGAAGTTCAACATTACGCTCTTGAAGGAGGGCGACAAGCTGTTCGAGGCGAAGGACTACGACCGTGCGGTGCTGCTGTACACCTTCGTGAAGCCGCGCTCTGCGATCATCGAGTACTACGCGGGGCTGGTGTACGACTTAAAGCAGCGCCTTCGTAACCTGAGTCCCGACAGCGACCAGTACACGATCGTGGACGGCCAGCTCAAGCGGTCGGAAGCAAACCTGAAGGGTGTGCGTGAGATCCGGGAGTACGACGTGGACATGAACTGGCGCATCGCGCGGGTGTACCAGGAGACGAAGCGTCAGTGGGAATCGCTGTGGGCGTTCTACCACCTGTACGAGGATCACCCTGAGCACGAACAGGCGGAGGACTTTTTGTTTACGGCGTTCTCGGAAGCGAAGGAGTTGTCGGACTACGCGATGCTCGAGCAACTGGCGAAGGAGTACCTGGGCAAGGATGCGTACCAGAAGTTCCGCGGGCCTGTGATTTTGGGTCTGGCGGGCTTTTTGTTCGAGCGTGACCGCGGAGAGGAGCTGCTGGCGCTGGCGAACGACTATTTGAAGGCGCCGGAGAACTTCGAGGTGGGCGCGCAGCTTTTGAACTATGTGGGGGCGTACTTCATGCGTCACTCGCAGTACCTGCAGCTGCGTGACTACATGGGGGCGATCACGAGGCGGTTCGGCAACGACCGTTCTTTGCTGAACCAGACGGGCAGCTACTGGCACGGGCTGTCGTTGCTGCTCTTGGCGGACTACCCGAAAGCGAGCGAGACCTTCGGGCGGTTCCTGCAGCAGCACAGCGCACGGAGCATTTACTACGAGGACGTGTCGTACCGCTACGCGATCAGCCTGTACGGGGAGCAGAAGTTCGGCGAGTCCGAGGCTCAGTTCGAGAAGTTCGTCGGGGAATACCCTGAAAGCCACCTGCGCGGCGAAGCGGAGCTGTACCTGGGTGACCTGACGCGTGACCGCGGGGCCTACGCGGTGGCGGCGGATCACTACCGCAAGGTGGAGGCATTTACGGACAACGAGATGTTTGTGGCGAAGGCGACCTTTGCACTGAGCGAGGTGCTGGAGTCGGACCGGAAGGTGGATGAAGCGATCGCGGTGCTGAGCAGCTACGTGGACCGCTACGGGGATCGTGGTCAGCTGGCGGAGGCCTACGAGCGTGTGGGTATGATCTACGACCGCGCGGGCCAGCCGGACGAGCGCTTCAAGCTGCACTACCGCGCGATCGAGCAGCTGGGCAACGACCTGAAGCGGTACTCGGTGGACAAGCTGATCGTCAGCTATGTGAAGGACTACGGGCGTTACATGCGCACCTATGAGGCGAGCCTGAAGCTTTTGAACGCGATGCTCGATGACGATGCGTACCGGCGCAACTTCCTGAGCGACCGCGCGTACCAGTACCAGTACCTGCAAAGCGAGGAGGGCCGTGACATCGACCCGTCGCTGTCGTACCGCCTGGTGCGTGACCGCGGGTTCCGCTCGAAGCTGATGGAGACGCAGGTGGAAAGCAACCCGGCGTCCGGGACCTCGGTGCAGCCGAAGGGGCTGGTGGTGAGCGCGGAGATGGTGCGCTCGGAGCTGCAGACACTCAAAGAGGAATATTTGGAAAAGCAGTCGGTGCTGCTGCCGTATGACACGCAGGCACTGTTCGGCGGTCTGCTGCAGGAGGCGCTGTC
Above is a window of Coraliomargarita parva DNA encoding:
- a CDS encoding TetR/AcrR family transcriptional regulator, with amino-acid sequence MARRKDHTREELTELAVESGRELVRKEGPEGLTARKVASAMGYTAGTLYNLFENIDGLATAINSRTLREFAETIREILSRYKKPRRRIDVICSAYLQLHREEPHLWTLLFATPLKDRNDEYGQAVHAVFDQVVEAILPLSGRIDNARKDAKIIWATLHGTCLLNQNGKLDITEADPPELLIKRFLDQIYPR
- a CDS encoding DUF2339 domain-containing protein, which translates into the protein MEAIGLLFVLALLAALILPWVNTVKLMHRKQELDRLRSELAELKRASVASVVEAKTEAVTEKVPEPEPAPTEPKGRLVIPAAAPPPIPKPAPRPPVLEEKPELPPLPATSTVSEDAANRDWFSKLAVWVGAVALLMAGFYMVKYSIESGWMTPLVRLWITTVFGLSLCVSGFVISLKSKFQANERIGQALSGAGVACLYFASYAAVHLHGFLGTGAGFICMLSVTVLAVLLSLKNGAPIALMALLGGFLTPWLMHTGDLESVSLLAYLFLLYSAAQFLCVRRGWWGLWLFSIVAAYAWTLFILLGHWAGGGVQPDGLMFFLLGLCLINGGWALFSEERQLSELNRAMLVLVRLLVWGGGVFQALLLAWMGGFGHVDMAFCSVLSLGALCLAVLREREYLWASWLGLLAMVSASLFNLNPATSPWMLWPLGLSLVFAAVAHFKGLRSDYPIHWRALSMLALIWPAPVLYLREASLLPAEAAWPGGSWLVMSFVSALLLALAGEHVLRRATDGKAAFGEYQSFSVFLMAFGLWAFLPEAYLPHGLAVLFGLAGVYWKLRKISRVELVLGVMGLAWSIVMLLSMMSLGVYFFRLDEPLAEVVSGATCLSWLMGAALGLAGFKTFHLHWQQLQLSRLVAWWAGLCALFALTAAFQFLDTSFLHGHLTRMTVEGLLTSVLAVLAVSFLAAKHRVHGAGPASLFLALLFLLRVVWLHLCDKGASGPSFFMNALFWQFGLPFFACFVAAWLAARNEAEKLRAFYQICAMLLGFVWCTFLVQDYFGGRYLFSFRAQSTELYAYSVVWLLLAVVYQTIGLWRAQQVIHLGSLILLLITVAKVFLVDASELEGLFRVLSFLGLGMALIGIGFFYNKVVFSVNRRATAGSGSEPE
- a CDS encoding protein-L-isoaspartate(D-aspartate) O-methyltransferase, which gives rise to MAPYPEAVKLARGIRDPRVREAFCRVDRSRFVPATLQSAAWEDHPLPIGDNATISQPSLVAEMSAWLSTTPSARVLEIGTGSGYQTAILAGLCAEIYTMELNPDLARTARARLEALGFQNIHYKAGDGAKGWPEAAPFDRIIATVAFPGKPQALLDQLEDSGIALVPVGPDGGTQSLMRYRQVQQSYRSEAIIPVRFLSLR
- a CDS encoding 1,4-dihydroxy-2-naphthoate polyprenyltransferase, yielding MNNLHVWLEATRPKTLPAALAPVLLASALAKADGGFDWRAALICLAFALLIQIGTNFANDYLDGIKGTDTNARIGPQRAVASGLVTPATMKRVTIVTLAVAFCLGLALIPFGGWWLLAVGVSSVTCAWLYTGGPYPLAYNGLGDLFVVLFFGLIAVGCTYYVQTGGFTLDVFLLGLGCGLLVNNILIVNNYRDLDEDRQAGKRTLVVKLGRRWALRQYAASSLFAGSVVFWFILRGYGWYLLPSLVPVALGFRQAIRLPDLNGPCDFLGALKASGQVVALYGVLFSLGLVLA
- a CDS encoding tetratricopeptide repeat protein yields the protein MTLFSRAAALAAVVFSILFSGLSPLSAQSKLEDRPEQQLLNELQAGLSGKLSAIRPVIAELLKRKTGTPESENYIFLLALSYQDEYSETQDEALLDKAVENYERYLSEFPQGNRRDFVRFNLGGAYEDRENFEGAIGQYTELYRRSMNAALRTEARDKLCRLYIRTDRAGEGIPIFQEVFSVSVLDPELRAAAASWLLQGYLANGESEKIVPYLRYLTGNYEAIFDPKFNITLLKEGDKLFEAKDYDRAVLLYTFVKPRSAIIEYYAGLVYDLKQRLRNLSPDSDQYTIVDGQLKRSEANLKGVREIREYDVDMNWRIARVYQETKRQWESLWAFYHLYEDHPEHEQAEDFLFTAFSEAKELSDYAMLEQLAKEYLGKDAYQKFRGPVILGLAGFLFERDRGEELLALANDYLKAPENFEVGAQLLNYVGAYFMRHSQYLQLRDYMGAITRRFGNDRSLLNQTGSYWHGLSLLLLADYPKASETFGRFLQQHSARSIYYEDVSYRYAISLYGEQKFGESEAQFEKFVGEYPESHLRGEAELYLGDLTRDRGAYAVAADHYRKVEAFTDNEMFVAKATFALSEVLESDRKVDEAIAVLSSYVDRYGDRGQLAEAYERVGMIYDRAGQPDERFKLHYRAIEQLGNDLKRYSVDKLIVSYVKDYGRYMRTYEASLKLLNAMLDDDAYRRNFLSDRAYQYQYLQSEEGRDIDPSLSYRLVRDRGFRSKLMETQVESNPASGTSVQPKGLVVSAEMVRSELQTLKEEYLEKQSVLLPYDTQALFGGLLQEALSSGKEVLAMRVRLGLQQLGEESARYEYSEEELLRAPPSVLIAEGKRRQQSDPERAKEIYQLVREKHPFSDSVYDALSGLGEIAIAQAESSGAKSSWEEALVYYNLITERYPRRVTDAGPYLMQGRILSELGQDAKAIEVLGMILRNPLWRGLDHAKAHLEIGLAYRREQQWAEAHGFFERLIVAYGGYAETVSWAYYYDLLTLEQMGETESVQQLLEEYKTRASVLSQTQAYELIKEKYAL